Proteins co-encoded in one Actinomadura luteofluorescens genomic window:
- a CDS encoding TIM barrel protein, whose product MINDRVAGAPISWGVCEVPGWGHQMDPGRVLAEMRDLGLAATEFGPDGFLPAGAAERAALLAEYGLRPVGGFAPVVLHDPDRDPLPEIRRILAGFDMERSKSEPTLVLAAVHGLEGYDRRPTLDTVGWTALLTNLERIASLAGEVGARAVLHPHVGTMVERSNEVRRVLDGSDVPLCLDTGHLLIGGTDPVELAAGAAGRIAHVHLKDVDAALAESVRDGRTPYTEAVRTGLYRPLGAGDVDIAAIIGSLEGAGYDGWYVLEQDTVLDREPAPGAGPLADVRACVEYLAGIGA is encoded by the coding sequence ATGATCAACGACCGCGTCGCGGGAGCCCCGATCTCGTGGGGGGTGTGCGAGGTGCCCGGCTGGGGGCACCAGATGGACCCCGGACGGGTGCTGGCGGAGATGCGCGACCTCGGACTGGCCGCCACGGAGTTCGGGCCGGACGGCTTCCTGCCGGCCGGGGCCGCGGAGCGCGCCGCCCTGCTGGCCGAGTACGGGCTGCGCCCGGTGGGCGGCTTCGCGCCCGTCGTGCTGCACGACCCGGACCGCGATCCGCTGCCCGAGATCCGGCGGATCCTGGCCGGCTTCGACATGGAACGCTCCAAGTCGGAGCCGACGCTGGTGCTGGCCGCCGTGCACGGGCTGGAGGGCTACGACCGGCGCCCCACCCTCGACACCGTCGGCTGGACGGCGCTGCTCACCAACCTCGAACGGATCGCCTCGCTGGCCGGGGAGGTGGGCGCGCGGGCCGTGCTCCACCCGCACGTGGGAACCATGGTGGAACGGTCCAACGAGGTGCGGCGCGTCCTCGACGGGTCGGACGTGCCGCTGTGCCTGGACACCGGCCACCTGCTGATCGGCGGCACCGACCCGGTCGAGCTGGCGGCGGGCGCCGCCGGGCGGATCGCGCACGTCCACCTCAAGGACGTCGACGCCGCACTCGCCGAGAGCGTCAGGGACGGCCGGACGCCCTACACCGAGGCCGTCCGCACCGGCCTCTACCGCCCGCTCGGCGCGGGGGACGTCGACATCGCCGCCATCATCGGCTCCCTCGAAGGGGCCGGGTACGACGGCTGGTACGTGCTGGAACAGGACACCGTCCTCGACCGCGAACCCGCCCCCGGCGCCGGCCCGCTGGCCGACGTCCGCGCCTGCGTCGAGTACCTCGCGGGGATCGGCGCATGA
- a CDS encoding GntR family transcriptional regulator — protein MYRPRVTVDRSSPVPLYYQLAQQLEAAIREGELSPGTRLENEVELADRCGLSRPTVRQAIQHLVDRGLLVRKRGVGTQVVQSEIRRPIELTSLHDDLAAAGREPRTEVLELGPVPAEDQVAKELGVTPGAEVVRMRRLRFTGDEPLALLTNYLPLDLLAITEADLAEHGLYELLRATGINLRIANQTIGARGATAAEARLLDERRGVPLLTMTRTAYDDKGGAIEYGCHVYRADRYSFALTLVER, from the coding sequence GTGTACCGACCGCGCGTGACCGTGGACCGCAGCAGCCCCGTCCCGCTGTACTACCAGCTCGCACAGCAGCTGGAGGCCGCGATACGGGAGGGCGAGCTGTCCCCCGGCACCCGCCTGGAGAACGAGGTCGAGCTGGCCGACCGGTGCGGGCTGTCGCGCCCGACCGTCCGGCAGGCGATCCAGCACCTGGTGGACCGGGGGCTGCTGGTGCGCAAGCGCGGCGTCGGCACGCAGGTGGTGCAGTCGGAGATCCGCCGCCCGATCGAGCTGACCAGCCTGCACGACGACCTGGCGGCCGCCGGGCGCGAGCCCCGCACCGAGGTCCTGGAGCTCGGCCCCGTCCCCGCCGAGGACCAGGTGGCCAAGGAGCTCGGCGTCACGCCCGGCGCCGAGGTCGTCCGGATGCGCCGCCTCCGGTTCACCGGCGACGAGCCCCTCGCCCTGCTCACCAACTACCTGCCGCTCGACCTGCTCGCGATCACCGAGGCCGACCTCGCCGAGCACGGCCTGTACGAGCTGCTGCGCGCGACCGGCATCAACCTGCGCATCGCGAACCAGACGATCGGCGCCCGCGGCGCGACGGCGGCCGAGGCCCGGCTGCTGGACGAGCGGCGCGGCGTCCCGCTGCTGACCATGACCCGCACCGCCTACGACGACAAGGGCGGCGCGATCGAGTACGGCTGCCACGTCTACCGCGCCGACCGGTACTCCTTCGCCCTCACCCTCGTCGAGCGCTAG
- a CDS encoding phytase, which yields MQLRPTPQGARLAAAATTAALAAAFLSAVPAAADGDELAQVRAALETPANLDDDAGGNANADDPAIWSHPDDRDGDLIVATLKQGGLAVYDAAGRQIQRLAAPTPPRPGDEPGRFNNVDLIYGFQLGRRKVDLAVVSDRGRDTVRAYAIDPAKAEAHRAPLTDVTDPAAPPVFSSSLDEINEQATAYGLASWKDSRGTSYVALSRRHTSRIGTVRLEATAAGTITYRHVRDVDLPTSFALPGGGTWAPCEDPGEGPQVEGMVADPENGVLFAAQEDVGIWRIPLGGGSPQLVDKVREYGVPASYDPETEECAPSGPDPGAGGTHLTADAEGLSIYRQDDGEGYLLASSQGDDTFVVYDRQDPRRYLGHFRVAPGATVDGSEVCDGAMVTSAPVGGFGKGLLVVHDGVNTPVVTDGNGEVRENTNFKLVDWEDVADPLDLDVTPGDWDPRD from the coding sequence ATGCAGTTGCGACCCACCCCCCAGGGCGCCCGCCTGGCGGCCGCGGCGACGACCGCCGCGCTCGCCGCGGCCTTCCTGTCGGCGGTCCCCGCGGCCGCCGACGGCGACGAGCTCGCCCAGGTCCGCGCCGCGCTGGAGACGCCCGCGAACCTCGACGACGACGCGGGCGGCAACGCCAACGCCGACGACCCGGCCATCTGGAGCCACCCGGACGACCGCGACGGCGACCTGATCGTCGCGACCCTGAAGCAGGGCGGCCTCGCGGTGTACGACGCCGCCGGCCGGCAGATCCAGCGGCTCGCCGCCCCCACCCCGCCCCGGCCCGGCGACGAGCCCGGACGGTTCAACAACGTCGACCTGATCTACGGCTTCCAGCTCGGCCGCCGCAAGGTCGACCTGGCCGTCGTGTCCGACCGCGGCCGCGACACCGTCCGCGCCTACGCGATCGACCCCGCGAAGGCCGAGGCCCACCGGGCCCCGCTCACCGACGTCACCGACCCCGCCGCCCCGCCCGTCTTCTCGTCCTCCCTCGACGAGATCAACGAGCAGGCGACGGCGTACGGGCTGGCGTCCTGGAAGGACTCCCGCGGCACCTCCTACGTCGCGCTGAGCCGCCGGCACACCTCACGGATCGGCACCGTCCGGCTGGAGGCCACCGCCGCGGGCACCATCACCTACCGGCACGTCCGCGACGTCGACCTGCCCACCTCGTTCGCGCTGCCGGGCGGCGGCACCTGGGCTCCGTGCGAGGACCCCGGCGAGGGACCGCAGGTCGAGGGCATGGTCGCCGATCCCGAGAACGGGGTGCTCTTCGCCGCCCAGGAGGACGTCGGCATCTGGCGCATCCCGCTGGGCGGCGGCTCGCCGCAGCTCGTCGACAAGGTCAGGGAGTACGGCGTCCCCGCCTCCTACGACCCCGAGACCGAGGAGTGCGCCCCGAGCGGACCCGACCCCGGCGCCGGAGGCACGCACCTCACCGCCGACGCCGAGGGCCTGTCCATCTACCGGCAGGACGACGGTGAGGGCTACCTGCTCGCCTCCAGCCAGGGCGACGACACCTTCGTGGTCTACGACCGCCAGGACCCGCGCCGGTACCTCGGCCACTTCCGCGTCGCCCCCGGCGCCACGGTCGACGGCTCGGAGGTCTGTGACGGGGCGATGGTGACCAGCGCCCCCGTCGGAGGGTTCGGCAAGGGCCTCCTCGTCGTCCACGACGGTGTCAACACCCCCGTGGTCACCGACGGGAACGGCGAGGTCAGGGAGAACACCAACTTCAAGCTGGTCGACTGGGAGGATGTGGCGGACCCGCTCGACCTGGACGTCACGCCCGGCGACTGGGATCCGCGCGACTAG
- a CDS encoding LacI family DNA-binding transcriptional regulator yields the protein MAHPTLEDVAARAGVSRALVSLVMRGSPKVGKERREAVLRAARELGYRPNMMARSLAAGRTGMIGVLLSDLHDPWSSAVHDGLADEAARRGVRLLLATGRGSPARERAALDDLLDLRPDGVVLAGPKLAAADIERAAARCAVTVVGRSVRSDRVDCVTGDGAAAVARALGHLADLGHHRVACLDLGPRPSPLRRACPDVAAGPDELWRAPAPPTAVLALGDTTGTGALIALLRAGKRVPEDVSLIVHGDPPGARAEAVTTIASPPAELGREAAALLLERIGEGARSTARRVTVPPLLNERGTVR from the coding sequence ATGGCCCATCCGACCCTGGAGGACGTGGCGGCGCGCGCCGGAGTGTCGCGCGCGCTCGTGTCGCTGGTGATGCGCGGCTCCCCCAAGGTCGGCAAGGAGCGCCGCGAGGCGGTGCTCCGGGCGGCCCGGGAACTCGGCTACCGGCCCAACATGATGGCGCGGAGCCTCGCGGCCGGACGGACGGGCATGATCGGCGTGCTCCTCTCCGATCTCCACGACCCCTGGTCCTCCGCGGTCCACGACGGGCTGGCCGACGAGGCCGCCCGGCGCGGCGTCCGGCTGCTGCTGGCCACCGGGCGCGGCAGCCCGGCACGCGAGCGGGCCGCCCTGGACGACCTGCTCGACCTGCGCCCGGACGGTGTCGTCCTGGCCGGGCCGAAGCTGGCCGCCGCCGACATCGAGCGCGCCGCGGCCAGATGCGCCGTGACCGTGGTCGGGCGCTCCGTCCGCTCCGACCGCGTCGACTGCGTGACCGGCGACGGCGCCGCGGCCGTCGCGCGGGCGCTCGGGCACCTGGCGGACCTCGGGCACCACCGCGTCGCCTGCCTCGACCTCGGCCCGCGCCCCTCGCCGCTGCGCCGCGCGTGCCCGGACGTCGCCGCCGGCCCGGACGAGCTGTGGCGGGCGCCCGCGCCGCCGACGGCCGTCCTCGCACTCGGCGACACCACGGGCACCGGCGCGCTCATCGCGCTGCTGCGCGCGGGCAAGCGCGTGCCAGAAGACGTCTCGCTGATCGTCCACGGCGACCCGCCGGGAGCGCGGGCCGAGGCAGTCACGACGATCGCCTCACCGCCCGCGGAGCTGGGCCGCGAGGCCGCGGCGCTCCTGCTGGAACGGATCGGCGAGGGGGCGCGGTCGACGGCGCGGCGCGTCACCGTCCCGCCGCTCCTGAACGAGCGCGGCACCGTCCGGTAA
- a CDS encoding Gfo/Idh/MocA family protein → MRVGLLGAGRIGASHARFLGGHPQVDSLLIGDADVRRAAALAGPIGARAGDPETVLTAGLDAVVIATPTSTHAELLVRACDAGVPVFCEKPVAPDLRSTLEVRDRAAKTGVPVHVGFQRRFDAGYAAARQAVLDGRLGALHRVHLVTADPAPPPAEYVRSSGGIFRDCHIHDFDILRWVTGREVDSVTAVGANRGDAYFSAAGDVDTSAAVLALDDGTLATLQGSRYNGAGYDVRMELSGTAGTWVVGLDERAPLRSAEPGVDWPPGGPWTDFQERFEPAYANEIGTFLEMARGRVDSPCTVDDALQALLVAEAATLSLREGRSVPLAEIR, encoded by the coding sequence ATGCGGGTCGGACTGCTGGGCGCGGGGCGGATCGGGGCGTCGCACGCCCGGTTCCTGGGCGGCCATCCCCAGGTCGACAGCCTGCTGATCGGAGACGCCGACGTCCGCCGCGCCGCGGCGCTCGCCGGGCCGATCGGCGCCCGGGCCGGGGACCCGGAGACCGTGCTCACCGCCGGGCTCGACGCGGTCGTCATCGCCACGCCGACGTCCACGCACGCCGAGCTGCTCGTCCGCGCCTGCGACGCCGGCGTCCCCGTGTTCTGCGAGAAACCGGTCGCGCCCGACCTGCGCTCGACGCTGGAGGTCCGCGACCGCGCCGCCAAGACGGGGGTGCCCGTGCACGTGGGCTTCCAGCGCCGCTTCGACGCCGGATACGCGGCGGCGCGGCAGGCCGTGCTCGACGGACGGCTGGGAGCGCTCCACCGCGTCCACCTGGTCACCGCCGACCCGGCGCCGCCGCCGGCCGAGTACGTCCGCTCGTCCGGGGGGATCTTCCGCGACTGCCACATCCACGACTTCGACATCCTGCGCTGGGTCACCGGGCGGGAGGTCGACTCGGTCACCGCCGTCGGCGCCAACCGCGGCGACGCCTACTTCTCGGCCGCCGGGGACGTGGACACCAGCGCCGCCGTCCTGGCCCTGGACGACGGGACGCTCGCCACGCTGCAGGGCTCGCGCTACAACGGCGCCGGCTACGACGTGCGCATGGAGCTGTCGGGCACCGCCGGCACCTGGGTGGTCGGGCTCGACGAGCGCGCCCCGCTCCGGTCGGCCGAGCCCGGCGTCGACTGGCCGCCCGGCGGCCCGTGGACCGACTTCCAGGAGCGCTTCGAACCCGCGTACGCGAACGAGATTGGAACGTTCCTGGAAATGGCCAGGGGCCGCGTGGACAGCCCCTGCACGGTCGACGACGCGCTGCAGGCGCTCCTCGTCGCCGAGGCCGCCACGCTCTCGCTGCGCGAGGGCCGCAGCGTCCCGCTCGCGGAGATCCGATGA
- a CDS encoding inorganic phosphate transporter gives MIWAVAFGAVALAFVWVTGVNDGAALLGLSGRYPRSSGPLLTALVLVPLVLVPQLTVAVARTFTEGLTDLGDRRGALAFLLGVTVALAVVAALTGRGLPTSLTLAIVGGIGGAGLGMGLDVAWGGLGLVLLIGAAAPLVGTSVGFGLGLASRRVPSFAGMPAAVRTAHVLAYTAQCAAYAANDGQKMLAVVSVARHVVSTRRLGGVGPVQPTPVVLIAIAVVFCAGALSAVHRVGERLGRGLVLARPLHVVSTEAAAAASVAASSLAGAPVSMTQSVTAGVVGVAASEGASRVRWQNVVGIGAAWLFTLPLAFAGGTLGGIAVRAL, from the coding sequence ATGATCTGGGCGGTGGCGTTCGGCGCGGTCGCGCTCGCCTTCGTCTGGGTGACCGGCGTCAACGACGGCGCGGCCCTGCTCGGGCTCAGCGGGCGCTACCCCCGCTCGTCCGGGCCGCTGCTGACCGCGCTGGTGCTCGTGCCCCTCGTCCTCGTCCCGCAGCTGACGGTCGCCGTCGCGCGGACGTTCACCGAGGGCCTCACCGACCTCGGCGACCGGCGCGGCGCGCTCGCCTTCCTGCTCGGCGTGACCGTCGCCCTCGCCGTCGTCGCCGCCCTCACCGGGCGCGGCCTGCCGACCAGCCTGACCCTGGCGATCGTCGGCGGCATCGGCGGCGCCGGGCTCGGCATGGGCCTGGACGTGGCCTGGGGCGGGCTGGGCCTGGTCCTGCTCATCGGCGCCGCCGCCCCGCTGGTCGGCACGTCCGTCGGGTTCGGGCTCGGGCTCGCGTCGCGGCGCGTGCCGTCCTTCGCCGGGATGCCCGCGGCCGTCAGGACCGCCCACGTCCTGGCCTACACCGCCCAGTGCGCCGCCTACGCCGCCAACGACGGGCAGAAGATGCTCGCCGTCGTCAGCGTGGCGCGACACGTGGTGTCCACGCGGCGGCTCGGCGGGGTCGGCCCCGTCCAGCCGACCCCGGTGGTGCTCATCGCGATCGCCGTCGTCTTCTGCGCCGGCGCGCTGAGCGCCGTCCACCGGGTGGGCGAGCGGCTGGGGCGCGGGCTCGTGCTGGCCAGGCCGCTGCACGTGGTGTCCACGGAGGCGGCGGCCGCCGCGTCGGTCGCGGCCAGCTCGCTCGCGGGAGCCCCGGTCAGCATGACGCAGTCGGTCACCGCGGGGGTCGTCGGCGTCGCCGCCAGCGAGGGCGCCTCCCGGGTGCGCTGGCAGAACGTCGTCGGCATCGGCGCCGCGTGGCTGTTCACGCTGCCGCTCGCGTTCGCCGGGGGGACCCTCGGCGGCATCGCGGTGAGGGCGCTGTGA
- a CDS encoding DUF47 domain-containing protein, producing MSAAVRPVRRIRLVWDDLRGRSGDRVVGQVARQIRAVRDGAELAREMAAGRVPSGEARARMTEIEHAGDAERAALAAMLRGVLATPIDREDLYRLSRSVDDVLDNLRDFVREADLFGPPGLGFAVPPLDAVLEGLTSLDTAVRMVLAEPAAVTVAALGARKAGNRVRETRQAALTRLFAGPLDIDVLRRRELLDRLDAVGRRLGEAADALSDAMLKRSH from the coding sequence GTGAGCGCCGCCGTCCGGCCCGTCCGCCGCATCCGCCTGGTCTGGGACGACCTGCGCGGACGCTCCGGAGACCGGGTCGTCGGGCAGGTCGCCCGGCAGATCCGCGCCGTCCGCGACGGCGCCGAGCTGGCCCGGGAGATGGCCGCCGGGCGGGTGCCCTCCGGGGAGGCCCGCGCCCGGATGACCGAGATCGAGCACGCGGGGGACGCCGAGCGCGCCGCGCTCGCCGCGATGCTGCGCGGCGTCCTCGCCACCCCCATCGACCGGGAGGACCTGTACCGGCTCTCCCGCTCCGTCGACGACGTCCTGGACAACCTCCGCGACTTCGTCCGCGAGGCCGACCTGTTCGGGCCGCCCGGACTCGGCTTCGCCGTCCCGCCGCTGGACGCGGTGCTGGAGGGGCTGACCTCCCTCGACACCGCCGTCCGGATGGTCCTCGCCGAGCCCGCCGCGGTCACCGTCGCGGCGCTCGGCGCGCGCAAGGCCGGCAACCGGGTCCGGGAGACCCGGCAGGCGGCGCTGACCCGGCTGTTCGCCGGCCCGCTGGACATCGACGTCCTGCGCCGGCGCGAGCTGCTCGACCGCCTGGACGCGGTGGGGCGGCGGCTCGGCGAGGCGGCCGACGCGCTCTCGGACGCGATGCTCAAGCGCAGTCACTGA
- a CDS encoding ABC transporter substrate-binding protein: MRRGRRVQAGAAVAVAAALATAALGACAPSSEGRAGADRPLPTVTVEDAASFDLNALIAAAKKEGSVLAYDGSGDVKDMAAAFEKKYGIKAEGEKSKAAATAEKMTREAQAGNVTIDVSLFEDGPMLVGQLLPQKIVTTWIPPDLAGTIAEKNRNPLMMISKAYVFAYNPRLNPGGCPVKNVWDLTDPRWKGKVMLQDPLGKEVFTQWFTQLSERSSDKLAAAYEQLGKGKLKTGEDDAAHEWVKRFAKNDPVLTTEDEDVATAVGAPNQTRTTIGLFSIAKFRDLEGKNFDMKVCEGLNPWAGFAYPKFATIAAKSEHPNAAKLFVHFAMSKEGFDLEAHSGGVSGNDAVGVSPHNPPGLTDWNTQLYWFASDQLLADFRNRQDIKDFWRVNHS, from the coding sequence ATGAGGAGAGGGCGCCGGGTACAGGCCGGAGCCGCCGTCGCCGTCGCCGCCGCCCTCGCCACGGCGGCACTGGGCGCGTGCGCGCCGTCCAGCGAGGGGCGGGCCGGAGCCGACCGGCCCCTGCCCACCGTGACCGTCGAGGACGCCGCGTCCTTCGACCTCAACGCGCTCATCGCCGCGGCGAAGAAGGAGGGCAGCGTCCTCGCCTACGACGGCAGCGGCGACGTCAAGGACATGGCCGCCGCGTTCGAGAAGAAGTACGGCATCAAGGCCGAGGGCGAGAAGTCCAAGGCCGCCGCGACCGCGGAGAAGATGACGCGCGAGGCCCAGGCCGGCAACGTCACCATCGACGTCAGCCTGTTCGAGGACGGCCCGATGCTCGTCGGCCAGCTCCTCCCCCAGAAGATCGTCACCACCTGGATCCCGCCGGACCTCGCCGGGACCATCGCCGAGAAGAACCGCAACCCGCTGATGATGATCTCGAAGGCGTACGTGTTCGCCTACAACCCCAGGCTCAACCCCGGCGGCTGCCCGGTGAAGAACGTCTGGGACCTGACCGACCCCCGGTGGAAGGGCAAGGTCATGTTGCAGGACCCGCTGGGCAAGGAGGTCTTCACCCAGTGGTTCACGCAGCTGTCGGAGCGGAGCTCCGACAAGCTCGCGGCGGCCTACGAGCAGCTGGGCAAGGGCAAGCTCAAGACCGGCGAGGACGACGCCGCCCACGAGTGGGTGAAGCGGTTCGCGAAGAACGACCCGGTGCTGACCACCGAGGACGAGGACGTCGCGACCGCCGTCGGCGCGCCCAACCAGACCCGGACGACGATCGGGCTGTTCTCGATCGCCAAGTTCCGCGACCTGGAGGGCAAGAACTTCGACATGAAGGTCTGCGAGGGCCTGAACCCCTGGGCGGGCTTCGCCTACCCCAAGTTCGCGACGATCGCGGCGAAGTCCGAGCACCCCAACGCCGCCAAGCTGTTCGTCCACTTCGCGATGTCGAAGGAGGGCTTCGACCTCGAGGCCCACTCCGGCGGCGTGTCCGGCAACGACGCGGTCGGGGTGAGCCCCCACAACCCGCCCGGCCTCACCGACTGGAACACCCAGCTGTACTGGTTCGCCTCCGACCAGCTGCTCGCCGACTTCCGCAACCGCCAGGACATCAAGGACTTCTGGCGCGTCAACCACTCCTGA
- a CDS encoding ABC transporter permease: protein MAVAASARPVSRGRRVLYRSRVLLRNPTVLLGLVLSAALLYLVIAPLVSVVSDAGRVQYGDEARSGQGAGSWTSYYLWRVFRSPVSRLLFWEPLLHTLTVAVGVIAFALVVGGSMAWLVTRTNVPGRTFLAGALVVPYMLPSWTFALAWLSLFKNERSGGQVGYLQGAGIHTPGWLAYGPVPIIVTLGLHYYPFVLLLFGNALRRIDSQLEDSARILGAGGRTVLRRITLPLMLPALSSAVLLVLGRVLGTFGTPYILGLPSDYNVLSTSLYHAIRDRSTGVASTLAGVIVLVGVLVVVVDTRLVREQRRFVTVGGKGAMDRRGDLRRWRWPAFGLAMAVFAASVVVPVLTLLLSTITKTPGVFSPGNFTLKYWFGSDIEGAVGFPHGVLRGGELWEAAWNSVRIVGLASLVCGFVGLLVGYVVVRGAGSRVSAFLRQVSFLPYLVPGIAFAAACLSLFAVRRGPVPALYGTITLLVLVMVVTHLPYSSRSGISAMMQLGREPEEAAQISGARWPTRMVRIIIPIQRGALVTGVVLPFISGLKELSIVIMLTTSGTQLLTTLSIGLVDYGYTQLANGVVLVIALLSFTMTYLAQRLTKSSLASGIGG from the coding sequence ATGGCGGTCGCCGCCTCCGCACGGCCCGTGTCACGCGGCCGGCGCGTGCTCTACCGGTCCCGCGTCCTGCTGCGCAACCCCACCGTGCTGCTCGGCCTCGTGCTGAGCGCCGCGCTGCTCTACCTCGTCATCGCCCCGCTCGTCTCGGTCGTCTCGGACGCGGGCCGCGTCCAGTACGGCGACGAGGCCCGCTCCGGCCAGGGGGCGGGCTCGTGGACGAGCTACTACCTGTGGCGGGTGTTCCGCTCCCCGGTCAGCCGGCTGCTGTTCTGGGAACCGCTCCTGCACACCCTCACGGTCGCGGTCGGCGTCATCGCGTTCGCGCTCGTCGTGGGCGGGTCGATGGCGTGGCTCGTGACCCGCACGAACGTCCCGGGGCGCACGTTCCTGGCCGGCGCGCTGGTCGTGCCGTACATGCTGCCGTCCTGGACGTTCGCGCTGGCGTGGCTGTCGCTGTTCAAGAACGAGCGGTCCGGCGGGCAGGTCGGCTACCTGCAGGGCGCCGGGATCCACACCCCCGGCTGGCTCGCCTACGGGCCCGTGCCGATCATCGTGACGCTCGGCCTGCACTACTACCCGTTCGTGCTGCTGCTGTTCGGCAACGCGCTGCGCCGGATCGACTCGCAGCTGGAGGACTCGGCGCGCATCCTCGGCGCCGGCGGCCGGACGGTCCTGCGCCGCATCACGCTGCCGCTGATGCTGCCCGCGCTGTCGTCGGCGGTGCTGCTCGTCCTCGGCCGGGTCCTCGGCACGTTCGGCACCCCCTACATCCTCGGGCTGCCGAGCGACTACAACGTCCTGTCCACGAGCCTGTACCACGCGATCCGCGACCGCAGCACCGGCGTCGCCTCGACGCTGGCCGGCGTGATCGTGCTGGTCGGGGTGCTCGTCGTCGTGGTCGACACCCGGCTGGTGCGCGAGCAGCGGCGGTTCGTCACGGTCGGAGGGAAGGGCGCCATGGACCGGCGCGGCGACCTGCGCCGCTGGCGCTGGCCCGCGTTCGGGCTGGCGATGGCGGTGTTCGCCGCGAGCGTCGTCGTCCCGGTGCTGACGCTGCTGCTGTCCACGATCACCAAGACGCCCGGCGTGTTCAGCCCCGGCAACTTCACGCTGAAGTACTGGTTCGGCTCCGACATCGAGGGTGCGGTCGGCTTCCCGCACGGCGTGCTGCGCGGAGGCGAGCTGTGGGAGGCGGCCTGGAACAGCGTGCGGATCGTCGGGCTGGCCTCGCTGGTCTGCGGCTTCGTCGGGCTCCTCGTCGGGTACGTGGTGGTGCGCGGCGCCGGGAGCCGCGTCTCGGCGTTCCTGCGGCAGGTGTCGTTCCTGCCGTACCTGGTGCCCGGCATCGCGTTCGCGGCCGCGTGCCTGTCGCTGTTCGCCGTCCGGCGCGGCCCCGTGCCCGCCCTCTACGGGACGATCACGCTGCTCGTCCTGGTGATGGTGGTGACGCACCTGCCGTACTCGTCCCGGTCGGGGATCTCGGCGATGATGCAGCTCGGCCGGGAGCCGGAGGAGGCCGCGCAGATCAGCGGGGCGCGCTGGCCGACCCGGATGGTCCGCATCATCATCCCGATCCAGCGGGGGGCGCTCGTCACCGGCGTGGTCCTGCCGTTCATCTCCGGGCTGAAGGAGCTCAGCATCGTCATCATGCTGACCACGTCCGGGACGCAGCTGCTCACCACCCTGTCCATCGGGCTCGTCGACTACGGCTACACCCAGCTCGCCAACGGCGTCGTGCTCGTCATCGCCCTGCTCTCGTTCACCATGACCTACCTGGCCCAGCGGCTCACCAAGAGCAGCCTGGCCTCGGGCATCGGAGGTTGA
- a CDS encoding ABC transporter ATP-binding protein, whose protein sequence is MPAITLSGVVKNYTGGGRAAVRDLDLVIPDGSFTCLLGPSGCGKTTTLRMIAGLEQPTRGEITVGDRVLDSVERGVYVPPEKRDMGLVFQNYALWPHLTVRGNTEFGLRMRRVPAERRRARAQEALEKVRVADCMDRYPSQLSGGQQQRVALARMLAVDPDVLLLDEPLSNLDARLRLEMRTELKRIHEETDATVVFVTHDQMEAMTMATHIAVMSEGELQQVAPPMEMYERPANRFVAEFVGSPPMNIVPFGEEPEGLAGSLLRYVEKRAGLSGAACAGVRPEALRLARSRDEVPGTAWADEAVVETVLPTGSSWTVQLRVMDTDLFAVTHEDPEAAPGDRLHCWARPERLHVFAGDGSRMGAWDDAAAPVQKAAS, encoded by the coding sequence ATGCCGGCCATCACCCTCAGCGGAGTGGTCAAGAACTACACCGGCGGCGGCCGCGCCGCGGTGCGCGACCTCGACCTCGTCATCCCGGACGGGTCCTTCACCTGCCTGCTCGGACCGTCCGGCTGCGGCAAGACCACCACCCTGCGCATGATCGCCGGGCTGGAGCAGCCGACCCGGGGCGAGATCACCGTGGGCGACCGGGTCCTGGACTCGGTCGAGCGCGGCGTCTACGTCCCGCCGGAGAAGCGGGACATGGGCCTGGTGTTCCAGAACTACGCGCTCTGGCCGCACCTCACCGTCCGCGGCAACACCGAGTTCGGGCTCCGGATGCGCAGGGTGCCGGCGGAGCGCCGCAGGGCCCGCGCGCAGGAGGCCCTGGAGAAGGTGCGCGTCGCCGACTGCATGGACCGGTACCCGTCCCAGCTGTCCGGCGGCCAGCAGCAGCGCGTCGCGCTGGCGCGGATGCTCGCCGTGGACCCCGACGTCCTGCTGCTGGACGAGCCGCTGTCCAACCTCGACGCGCGGCTGCGCCTGGAGATGCGGACGGAGCTGAAGCGCATCCACGAGGAGACGGACGCGACGGTCGTGTTCGTCACCCACGACCAGATGGAGGCCATGACGATGGCGACGCACATCGCCGTCATGTCGGAGGGAGAGCTCCAGCAGGTGGCGCCGCCGATGGAGATGTACGAGCGCCCGGCCAACCGGTTCGTCGCCGAGTTCGTGGGAAGCCCGCCGATGAACATCGTCCCCTTCGGTGAGGAGCCCGAGGGGCTCGCCGGGTCGCTGCTGCGTTACGTGGAGAAACGCGCCGGACTGAGCGGGGCTGCGTGCGCGGGCGTCCGGCCCGAGGCGCTGAGGCTGGCCCGGTCGCGGGACGAGGTGCCCGGCACGGCCTGGGCGGACGAGGCCGTCGTCGAGACCGTCCTGCCGACCGGGTCGAGCTGGACCGTGCAGCTGCGCGTGATGGACACCGACCTGTTCGCCGTCACGCACGAGGATCCCGAGGCCGCGCCGGGCGACCGGCTCCACTGCTGGGCGCGCCCCGAGCGACTGCACGTGTTCGCCGGGGACGGATCCCGGATGGGCGCCTGGGACGACGCCGCCGCGCCCGTTCAGAAGGCGGCCTCGTGA